Genomic window (Rhinoraja longicauda isolate Sanriku21f chromosome 35, sRhiLon1.1, whole genome shotgun sequence):
cgcgatggtaagtcaaGCAGgctccgcggttggagctcctgcagtcggtctccagcaaaggctgctaactcttcgatgttaggccgcagtgcggacagatacgatacggaaattgtgtctccgtcgaggtaagagataaaaaaagtttaagtggggagtcaggcagcatctctgaagaaaaggaataggtgatgtttcgggtcaagacctttcttgtctgaagaagggtctcaacccaaaagtcacctgttccttttctccagagatgctgcgagacccgctaagttactctagctttttgtgtctctcttcggtgtgaacaagcatctgcagttccttcctacataccaagtttgtccaacctctcctaatactctctaacccaggcagcatcctACTAAACCTCTTCTCTACTTTCTCTGAAGCACAATAACTTCAGTTATTACCACCAGTAACTCAACTGATATTCACTTGTAAGTAGAATATTGTTTTGAAGAATGTGAAAGCAAGAAAGCGAAAAACATTACCGATATTCTAATAATAAATTCTAAGCAAGTACTGTTCTCATTGGTCCTTCCTTAGGTGTTCGCACCTTCAATGATGACGCCATTGTTTACGTCTATGGGTTGATGAACATCATGCTCGAGAGCACCTATCTCGCTTTGCTCCAAAAGATTTGTAAAGACCAAAAGACATCAGTGGTGGATGTTCACTACATCTGTACCATTAACAGCTGCCCACTGCTGTTTGTGTACTGCCTTCTCCATCCAGACACCCGTCAGATCTACCCTTCGGGAAGTTGGACCAGTCTGATCTTTTTGGGCTTCTTTTCCTTGGTGCTGCTCCTGGGATGTTTCCTGAAGTTTCTCGCTTGCCTGTGCACTTTGCTGGGTTCAGCACTGATGACGAGCATGATGGAGGTTGCAAAGACAGATGTACTGACTCTAAGGAGCATCATTGCATGTGAATGGATATTCTCGTCATCACAGCTCACAAGTCTTCTCATCAGTGCCAGTGGAGTGGGCATCTTTATATATAAAGATTGCAGAGAAACAAATAAATCAACGAGGAACGGGACTATGGGATCCAATCTCTGAAAAATGTTCAGTATATTTTAAATATTAGAATTTAACTCGGAGTCATGTTCCACCTTGTCACTCAATGATTAATTGCTGATGCTGCAGTGGAGAAGACAACACATCCAAATACATATCTCACTAGGAAATCATGTAAAGCGATTCAACCTAAGGTCATTTATGACTTCTGGCTCTTGTGATTTCCAGCTGCCTCAAAATCCAGAGATTATACAAGTTGCTACCTAGACATATGTGTACTGTAATGTGGCTGCAGATTTGCACGGAGCTCTCACAAACAGCAGTCTGGTAATGAACATATACTGTGTTTCTGGGGATAATTGGGATAGATTCAGAGTGATTACCAAATGAGACATCCATGAGACTGGACCAATGCAGCAGAAATGTACGCCATTGCAATCTGTAACCTTACTGCCTGGCATTTCCTTCACTCCACCGTTACAATTGGGCAAGGCAATAGACATTGCTTCAATGAGTGCAGAAAAACATGCCAGTGCCAGCACAATGTAGACCCAAATATCATGTACCAAACATAGTCCTAGTGAAACTGAAGTCACTGGGCATCAACGGAAACACTTCCAGCAGTTGaacggcggcatggtagcgcagcggtagagttgctatcttacagcaaatgcagcgccggagactcaggttcgatcctgactacgggcgccgtctgtacggagtttgtaagttctccccgtgacctgcgtgggttttctccgagatcttcggtatcctcccacactccaaagatgtacaggtatgtaggttaattggctgggcaaatgtaaaaattgtccctagtgtgtgtaggatagtgttaatgtgcggggatcgctgggcggcgcggacccgatgggtcgaaaggcctgtttccgcgctgtatctctaaatctaaaaatctaaagttaAACCCGCACAAAGAAGACCGTTGTGGGTGTTGAAAGTCAATCATTCCAACGTGGGGCGTCAATGCAGCAATTCCCCAGAATATCTTCTTCACCAATGGCCTGCCTATCTCCATAACAGAAGTGGGACGCACTCTGATAATTGCagtattcaattccatttgcaactttTCAGAAATGAAACTGTCCAAGCCTTAATACAATGAGACCTGAACAGCATGGATTGTTAGGTGGCAAAGAACAGTCTTACCACAAAAGTGCCAGGCAATGACTATCTCCAATTAGAGAGAGTCTAACCTTTATAGTCAATACCATCACAACCAAGGGGGCCATTATTCACCAGAAACTCACATGCATCAGCCaagcctgaagaagagtttcgacccaaaacgccacccattccttctctccagagatgctgcctgtcccgctgagttactccagcattttgtgtttaccttcgattttaaccagcatctgcagttccttcctacacagccaaGTTAATATGGTGGCTAGAAAAGCTAGTCAGAGATTCGTTAGCATGGGGAAAGTGATATATCTTCTGATACCATAACCTTTTCCGCCATCTATGAAGCCATTAGAAGTGTGATAAAACACTCCCCATCTGTCTAAATGAGTGCAGCAAGATATCCTTATTATCTAAGAACAGTAGATGGGTGATAAAATTATGTTGGAAGATGTATTCACTTCACAATCCCATTGCTAATTCTTTTAAAAGGAATAATCTTAACAATAATGACCAAGTGTCTCCACATTATTTGGAAATTGTGGTTCAGTTTTCATTTATTTACagttacaaaaatattttctGTAATACTTTGAGGAGAGTATTAAAATATGAAAAATTAACACTCTGATTGCTGTACTGTTTTCAATTCCTGGCAAATTAAAGCAGACAGCTGAAGCAAAGTCAGATTTAATGGATCCTTGTCTCTCATGGTGGAATAGCAGGCCTGATTTAACTGTACCTTGGAGCACATGTAGAGTTTGGAAGGTGACGCAAAAATAACAGAATGGATGATAAAAATCTGTTGCGAGAGGTGTTCACCTGACTGAGCCTTTATGTGGCGTTGTCCTTGTTATCTGGTAATCGTAGCCCCATGCTCTGTAAGATATTAGATGTAGGTCCAGGGAGGCCAGCTTGAGAGCTGTAAGACTCCAGCAGGTTCTCCACGAGATTCAAATCCACATCCACAGGCAATATGTTCAAATTCTCTTTGGACTCAGCTCTTGCCTCACCTCCCACTGTCTTGGATAGTTCATGGTTTTCCAGGTCAACCTATGAAATATCAAACAGAAAGTAGCATTAGCAATAAAAAGCAAAATTGAAACTGAACATGTGAAAATTGCAGGCCAGGTTGTTTTAGTTCAATGACCTCCCAGATAAACAATCTGAAACATAATGTTTATTTATCTTTCCAGACACTccctgatctgttgagtatttcccacaatagaaattttaaaaaatctgctgatgctggaaatctgaaattacaaTACTCTCAATTAGTCTCGCAACACTGACAGAAGGGGAAAAAGATCTGTATTTCAGATCcaacaaacttttttttaaaactgattTTACAAAAGCATTAGAAACTTGGGGCAAAATGGTGTATCATGCAGTACTTATACTGAGATTTGAAGTTCAGTCATAGGGTGAGAACATTGctgacatttattgtccatccctgttTGCCTCTGATGAAGAAGTCATCAAGAGTTAACTGTCTGGAGTTAACTGCATCAGTCTGGAGTTATACATAGGCCAAACTGCGTAAAGATGACacgtttccttccatgaagtttATTAGTGTTCCAGTTGGGTTTTACCGACGGCTTCATGCTTACCAGCACATTAAGAAAATCCAGATTAATTCAACTATTCAAATCTAAATCCCCCAACTTCTCTGTTGAGATTTGAACTCGTGTCTCTGGATCTATGTTACAGAACTCTGGCTGCTTGTGAAGTAACTTAGACATTTGGCTTCATAGTATAATTCATAATTTGTCACTGGTTGATTCCATTTTGAATCATGTGCTATCCAACCAATTAA
Coding sequences:
- the LOC144609974 gene encoding solute carrier family 35 member D3, with product MAAEVPAPERGRRWLLCGCWFSVWALYTVCSAFSEFFSKVFISQYRFSFPAFIVLCQALLTIAMLQLLKQVGLLKIRPYLLENGEIFLLPSICFCFHSILILWAVTNSSSTVFTFIRRFTPVASLALMQIFNLKKRASSGSAFLVLLVTLCSVLAGVRTFNDDAIVYVYGLMNIMLESTYLALLQKICKDQKTSVVDVHYICTINSCPLLFVYCLLHPDTRQIYPSGSWTSLIFLGFFSLVLLLGCFLKFLACLCTLLGSALMTSMMEVAKTDVLTLRSIIACEWIFSSSQLTSLLISASGVGIFIYKDCRETNKSTRNGTMGSNL